From Entelurus aequoreus isolate RoL-2023_Sb linkage group LG22, RoL_Eaeq_v1.1, whole genome shotgun sequence, one genomic window encodes:
- the nansa gene encoding N-acetylneuraminic acid synthase a: MPLKFELCPGRMIGGNHPCFIIAEIGQNHQGDIEIAKKMIKMAKDCGADCAKFQKSELQYKFNKRALERPYTSKHSWGATYGDHKRHLEFSHEQYKELQKYAKDVGIFFTASGMDEMAVEFLHELNVPFFKVGSGDTNNFPYLEKTAKKGRPMVVSSGMQSMETMRRVYKTVKEHNQNFAILQCTSAYPLESEDVNLRVITEYMKEFPDIPIGYSGHESGISISVAAVALGAKVIERHVTLDKTWKGSDHEASLEPSELAELVRSVRVVEKALGSGVKRMLPCEKPCHDKLGKSVVAKVKIPKRTVLTLDMLAVKVAVPMGVAAEDIFQLIGRVVTEDVGEDESVTPEVVDSYGKKAKC; encoded by the exons ATGCCTTTAAAGTTTGAACTGTGTCCCGGAAGGATGATTGGAGGCAACCATCCGTGTTTTATTATCGCTGAAATCGGACAAAACCACCAGGGAGACATCGAGATTGccaaaaaaatgatcaaaatggcaAAG GACTGCGGTGCTGATTGTGCCAAATTCCAGAAAAGTGAACTGCAGTACAAATTTAACAAACGTGCCTTAGAACGCCCCTACACGTCCAAACACTCTTGGGGGGCCACTTATGGAGATCACAAGCGCCACCTGGAGTTCAGCCATGAGCAGTACAAGGAGTTGCAGAAATATGCAAAGGACGTGGGAATCTTCTTCACCGCCTCAGGAATGGATGAG ATGGCAGTAGAGTTTCTCCATGAGCTAAATGTGCCTTTCTTTAAAGTGGGCTCAGGAGACACCAACAACTTCCCGTATCTGGAGAAGACGGCAAAGAAAG GACGTCCCATGGTGGTTTCCAGTGGGATGCAGTCCATGGAGACGATGCGTCGGGTGTACAAGACGGTGAAAGAGCACAACCAAAACTTTGCCATTCTGCAGTGTACCAGCGCCTACCCTCTTGAGTCTGAGGATGTCAACCTCAGAGTGATCACT GAATACATGAAGGAATTCCCAGATATTCCAATTGGATATTCTGGCCACGAGTCTGGAATCAGTATTTCAGTGGCAGCTGTTGCTTTGGGGGCAAAAGTCATCGAGCGCCACGTGACACTGGACAAGACGTGGAAAGGAAGTGACCATGAGGCATCGCTGGAGCCCTCTGAGCTGGCCGAGCTGGTTCGCTCTGTCCGAGTGGTGGAGAAGGCACTGGGTAGTGGCGTCAAGAGGATGCTTCCTTGTGAGAAGCCATGCCATGACAAG CTGGGGAAGTCTGTGGTGGCCAAGGTGAAGATCCCCAAAAGAACTGTCCTCACTCTGGACATGTTGGCGGTGAAGGTGGCTGTGCCAATGGGTGTAGCTGCTGAGGACATCTTCCAGCTGATTGGCAGGGTTGTCACTGAAGACGTGGGAGAAGATGAGAGTGTCACACCAGAGGTGGTGGACAGCTATGGGAAGAAGGCCAAATGCTGA